Proteins from a single region of Candidatus Parcubacteria bacterium:
- a CDS encoding putative glycoside hydrolase (Derived by automated computational analysis using gene prediction method: Protein Homology.) has translation MRKIVLLIILALFNLAVFAQKTYVMHYLPNLSISQAEAYQGYDMIIVDHEVINTSAASLRYLRQLKPGIKILVYVEKMQWHDPMFPDKPWSLDIVAYLKNFPYWYLHDPAGKNLTFWPGTVMMNIRLDGWRYKIADKSYSYIEWFTERYLEDIIGEYRRQGIKLDGILDDDLFRDISFLEGGVDSDFNGRPDDYPELDRQWRLGNEYLLKEVRKVMGQDFLVIGNGGHGYYMNICNGKQFENFPEHYIGSWFDNLNNAAGMEIALFNARTDNLDNWMFTICSAMLLDNTWFSQGQNFPYDTKFNLDLGRPLGFFYEEPGGFARRYERGIVHVQPEQDKGWIEK, from the coding sequence ATGAGAAAAATAGTATTATTAATTATACTGGCCTTGTTTAACCTGGCTGTTTTTGCTCAGAAAACTTACGTAATGCATTATTTGCCAAACTTAAGTATTTCTCAAGCTGAAGCTTATCAAGGGTATGACATGATAATTGTTGATCATGAAGTGATTAACACTTCAGCCGCCAGTCTGCGTTATTTAAGACAATTAAAACCGGGGATTAAAATTCTGGTTTATGTAGAAAAGATGCAGTGGCACGACCCGATGTTTCCGGATAAGCCCTGGAGCTTGGATATCGTTGCTTACTTAAAGAATTTTCCTTATTGGTATCTTCACGATCCAGCGGGAAAAAATCTCACTTTTTGGCCGGGGACCGTGATGATGAATATTCGTCTTGATGGTTGGCGTTATAAAATTGCCGATAAAAGCTACTCTTATATTGAATGGTTTACCGAGCGATATCTGGAGGATATTATCGGCGAATACAGACGACAGGGAATTAAGCTTGATGGAATTTTAGATGATGACCTTTTCCGCGATATTTCTTTTTTGGAAGGAGGAGTTGATTCCGATTTTAACGGTCGTCCCGATGATTATCCGGAGCTTGATCGTCAGTGGCGTTTAGGGAATGAATACTTATTAAAAGAAGTTCGTAAAGTGATGGGTCAGGATTTTCTGGTTATCGGCAATGGTGGTCATGGCTATTATATGAACATTTGTAACGGTAAGCAGTTTGAAAATTTTCCGGAACATTATATCGGTAGCTGGTTTGATAATTTAAACAATGCCGCCGGTATGGAAATTGCTCTCTTTAATGCTCGGACCGATAATTTGGATAACTGGATGTTTACCATTTGCTCCGCCATGTTGCTTGATAATACTTGGTTTTCTCAAGGGCAAAATTTTCCTTATGATACCAAATTTAATCTTGATCTTGGTCGACCGCTTGGATTCTTTTATGAAGAGCCCGGTGGCTTTGCGAGAAGATATGAGCGGGGAATTGTCCATGTTCAACCGGAACAAGATAAAGGTTGGATAGAAAAATAA
- a CDS encoding fibrobacter succinogenes major paralogous domain-containing protein (Derived by automated computational analysis using gene prediction method: Protein Homology.), whose protein sequence is MWKAIVFLTTVATVLFSCSACEPEEVPVVYEPSIKVSVENVRGTSATLVAEVCAAGQNLEVQLEYFTDNSWQKIDAGRINGQEKQIIKKELTGLSPEKSYQLRGSLILRIDGAWNYAAIGNTVDFKTLKQSKFRVVKTVSDYDFIEVEFELIPRWPNTKVELEYQGIVKGSNVYSGDQAVTFTIKMDKLAKNTIYPVKMKVNNEGGFTVDTTFQTAAVEDYDGNKYCVVTIGTQTFIKENLKTTHFLNGDPIPNITNDDQWITLTTPAYCYYNNDPEMGKKYGALYNWYVASDPRGLIEGFHVPTEEEYSFLVNYLGGESCGGAMKTTTLDWKQPNVGATNTSGFSALPAGIRRDWKEVDPKPFSYLGEGTTFWTGKDEPRLPGLTYSPTLSFKNSGFMMGGLNFFNSGFSIRLIKN, encoded by the coding sequence ATGTGGAAGGCGATAGTCTTTCTGACCACCGTCGCCACGGTACTTTTTTCTTGCTCCGCCTGTGAGCCCGAAGAAGTCCCCGTGGTTTATGAACCGAGCATAAAAGTTTCGGTAGAAAATGTTCGAGGGACAAGTGCGACCCTCGTTGCTGAAGTGTGTGCCGCCGGACAAAATCTGGAAGTACAACTTGAATACTTTACCGACAATAGTTGGCAAAAAATTGACGCCGGTCGCATTAACGGCCAAGAAAAACAAATCATCAAAAAAGAATTGACCGGTTTGTCTCCGGAAAAAAGTTATCAACTGCGAGGCTCTTTAATTTTACGTATTGACGGCGCTTGGAACTATGCCGCCATCGGGAACACTGTAGATTTTAAAACTCTCAAACAATCAAAGTTTAGGGTTGTAAAAACAGTGAGTGATTATGACTTCATTGAAGTGGAGTTTGAACTCATCCCTCGTTGGCCAAATACCAAAGTTGAATTGGAATACCAAGGTATCGTCAAAGGTTCAAATGTCTACAGCGGTGATCAGGCCGTTACTTTCACTATCAAAATGGATAAACTGGCAAAAAATACCATTTATCCGGTGAAAATGAAAGTAAATAATGAAGGGGGTTTCACTGTTGACACTACTTTTCAAACGGCCGCGGTTGAAGACTACGATGGTAACAAGTATTGCGTAGTTACTATCGGCACCCAGACTTTTATCAAAGAAAACCTGAAGACGACCCATTTTCTAAATGGTGATCCGATTCCGAACATTACCAATGATGACCAATGGATTACCCTAACCACTCCCGCTTATTGTTATTACAACAATGATCCGGAAATGGGTAAGAAGTATGGCGCTCTCTACAATTGGTATGTCGCTTCTGATCCTCGAGGGTTGATTGAAGGGTTTCATGTTCCTACAGAAGAAGAGTATTCTTTTCTTGTTAATTATCTGGGAGGAGAATCTTGTGGCGGCGCAATGAAAACGACCACTCTCGATTGGAAACAGCCTAATGTAGGGGCCACTAACACTTCCGGCTTTAGCGCTTTACCGGCTGGGATAAGAAGAGATTGGAAGGAAGTAGACCCGAAGCCATTTTCTTATTTAGGTGAGGGTACTACATTTTGGACAGGAAAAGATGAGCCAAGATTACCAGGACTCACTTACAGCCCAACCTTGAGTTTTAAAAACAGTGGGTTTATGATGGGCGGTTTGAATTTTTTTAACAGCGGATTTAGTATCCGTTTAATAAAAAACTAA
- a CDS encoding hypothetical protein (Derived by automated computational analysis using gene prediction method: GeneMarkS-2+.) gives MKKVFWAKFLKLILLALFLFLPAASRASNPFFTITKGWRQDFNRLLTGIGEKATSKTNTEGIYSFINRCSGDILSVIIQQLSFNPF, from the coding sequence ATGAAGAAAGTTTTTTGGGCTAAGTTTTTAAAACTAATATTATTGGCTCTTTTTTTATTTTTACCAGCAGCTAGTAGAGCTAGCAATCCTTTTTTTACAATTACAAAAGGTTGGAGACAAGACTTTAATCGCTTGTTAACAGGAATAGGCGAAAAAGCTACTTCAAAAACCAATACCGAAGGCATCTATTCTTTTATTAATCGCTGTTCTGGTGATATTTTGTCGGTAATAATTCAGCAACTGAGTTTCAATCCTTTTTAA
- a CDS encoding hypothetical protein (Derived by automated computational analysis using gene prediction method: GeneMarkS-2+.), with translation MVCDDVKKTVKIYGGYVDGGEAYTVSDSSKQTECKQDCAPPPTLGCGTCGYNAEGELCPNNCGDKGYNLVNCSFKAAVSVTECKNVNPLIPLVKNNNNSFLKKYFSVASALAYIEPTGAGTIEDCITYHTDAYWTCDNSDDSSLCAAGYYCTNAGGLNTSFCPSGKTCQMITCPAGSFCPKGSSYPRYCPYNYYSDSGASSCTQCPTGTGTMTGGAAGVASCEPLNIANDGVCNTLEDPTNSPQDCPDNLSDSRQAGWIGDGLCTGIETIANSLDCSCGNGVCDANESDLLCIADCTCLDNICDTGETNKCAVGGVTQTNPGCSTLANIDRCGDGVCSTGESYNETLKKIVCQADCFCGNRVCEPAIGETMSTCFRDCSCGNGICDGVDTRYNCLQDCSCGNGTCEPQYGENWRTCLTDCRCGNGICDSSYGETPSNCYIDCSVCGNGVCEFRETATKPVPLGFVYCYNDCSDNECLPGEPCHIIKEQ, from the coding sequence ATGGTTTGTGATGATGTTAAAAAGACCGTTAAAATTTATGGCGGTTATGTTGACGGCGGTGAAGCTTATACAGTAAGCGATAGCAGCAAACAAACTGAGTGCAAACAAGATTGTGCTCCTCCTCCAACCCTTGGTTGTGGGACTTGCGGTTATAATGCAGAAGGGGAACTCTGTCCTAATAATTGTGGCGACAAAGGATATAACTTAGTTAATTGCTCTTTTAAGGCAGCGGTAAGCGTTACTGAATGCAAAAACGTAAACCCACTAATCCCTTTGGTTAAAAATAATAATAATTCGTTTTTAAAAAAATATTTTAGTGTTGCTTCCGCTTTAGCGTATATTGAACCAACTGGTGCTGGCACCATAGAAGATTGCATCACTTATCATACCGATGCTTACTGGACCTGCGATAATAGTGATGATTCTTCTTTGTGTGCCGCTGGGTATTATTGTACTAATGCTGGAGGTTTAAATACATCTTTTTGCCCCTCTGGTAAAACTTGTCAAATGATTACTTGTCCGGCAGGTAGTTTTTGTCCTAAAGGATCTTCTTATCCCCGATATTGTCCCTATAATTACTATAGCGATTCTGGTGCTTCAAGTTGTACACAATGTCCGACCGGAACTGGGACGATGACGGGTGGAGCGGCTGGTGTTGCCTCTTGTGAGCCACTTAATATTGCAAACGATGGCGTCTGTAATACCCTTGAAGATCCAACAAACTCTCCTCAAGATTGCCCAGATAACTTATCTGACTCTCGTCAAGCTGGATGGATTGGTGATGGGTTATGCACTGGTATTGAAACGATTGCGAATTCTTTGGATTGTTCTTGTGGTAACGGCGTCTGCGATGCTAACGAGAGTGACTTACTTTGTATAGCTGATTGTACTTGTCTGGATAATATTTGTGACACTGGGGAAACAAATAAATGTGCGGTTGGTGGCGTGACTCAAACTAATCCTGGTTGCTCAACGCTAGCAAACATCGATCGTTGTGGTGATGGTGTTTGTTCTACGGGTGAGAGCTATAATGAGACTTTAAAAAAGATTGTTTGTCAGGCTGATTGTTTTTGTGGTAACCGTGTTTGTGAGCCAGCAATTGGAGAAACCATGTCAACATGTTTTCGTGACTGTTCTTGTGGCAATGGTATTTGTGATGGGGTTGATACCAGATATAATTGCCTTCAAGATTGCTCCTGCGGTAACGGTACTTGCGAGCCTCAATATGGAGAAAATTGGAGAACTTGTCTTACCGACTGTCGTTGCGGCAATGGTATTTGTGACAGCTCTTACGGAGAAACTCCTTCTAATTGCTATATAGATTGCAGTGTTTGTGGTAATGGTGTTTGTGAATTTAGAGAGACTGCTACAAAACCAGTTCCACTAGGCTTCGTATATTGTTACAATGATTGTAGTGATAATGAGTGTTTACCAGGGGAGCCGTGCCATATCATAAAAGAACAATAA
- a CDS encoding hypothetical protein (Derived by automated computational analysis using gene prediction method: GeneMarkS-2+.), with protein MNKKQKIIFFAIIFFLLLGLSFIFYKNKQKLPDVENEANAEQQNLDQSPAYTPTAREASNWNAPFTKQIQVVFATEEEREQMGINVSPLFDPARIQVLERDENGRVITYKKIYNDNEIIHELYLPTGSLSEGGIVPIIEESEENI; from the coding sequence ATGAATAAAAAACAAAAAATTATTTTTTTTGCAATTATCTTCTTCCTACTGCTTGGTTTAAGTTTTATTTTTTATAAAAATAAACAAAAACTCCCCGATGTAGAAAACGAAGCTAATGCAGAACAGCAAAATCTGGATCAGTCACCCGCTTACACTCCCACTGCTCGCGAAGCCAGTAACTGGAACGCTCCTTTTACTAAACAGATTCAAGTGGTTTTTGCTACTGAAGAAGAACGAGAACAAATGGGAATAAATGTTAGCCCTTTATTTGATCCGGCGCGTATTCAGGTTTTAGAGCGAGATGAGAATGGTCGGGTAATTACCTATAAAAAGATTTATAACGATAATGAAATTATCCACGAATTATATCTCCCCACTGGAAGTTTAAGTGAAGGAGGAATTGTCCCAATAATTGAAGAGAGTGAAGAAAATATATAA
- a CDS encoding O-antigen ligase family protein (Derived by automated computational analysis using gene prediction method: Protein Homology.), which yields MTERNKATKADLSQTAVVTLGLLAIGGTLLTLFWTGDSLSLIFLLASIAIFVWSFFNPQAGFFALIFLRTVFDSFGSKLALFNLGSLEITLTFILGLMPIVLAFYQLYRHPLKPQQQKIFYPWLIFLSLTIILSIFISFDRGASLVNLFRLLSFVSIFIYSYLIFNTPQKLTNLIRALIFTAIVPAAVAWQQIINRGGFYDGEQWRAVGTFTHPNMLALYLVLIISLTLFLVLNLRKQSVQRWPYLLLSLFFLVPLIFTYTRIAWLALAGILIVVGVVYFKKLLLVGILTFLLIYAFVPFFQERINSLSSIGITGSASWRLDLWRDIVGYIKKSPWLGYGPGTASVFLGKNIPRLMMDTEPHNDYLRVWLEGGVVLLVSYLAIYADLLRRFFLAFKCEKRPRLRMLIFFIAIFILGILGASLTDNVIKDAVMQWNFWILAGSLLAVLGFNPKKQA from the coding sequence ATGACTGAAAGGAATAAAGCGACTAAAGCGGACTTATCGCAAACGGCGGTAGTTACTTTGGGTTTATTGGCAATCGGCGGTACGCTTCTAACTCTCTTTTGGACCGGCGATTCTTTAAGTCTAATTTTTTTATTAGCGTCCATCGCTATTTTTGTTTGGTCCTTTTTTAATCCTCAAGCCGGCTTTTTTGCCTTGATTTTTTTACGAACCGTTTTTGATTCTTTTGGTAGTAAATTAGCCTTGTTTAATTTAGGTTCCCTAGAGATTACTTTGACTTTTATTTTAGGCTTGATGCCGATTGTCTTGGCTTTTTATCAGCTTTACCGCCACCCTTTAAAGCCGCAGCAGCAGAAAATTTTTTATCCGTGGCTAATTTTTTTAAGCTTAACTATTATCCTTTCGATATTTATTTCCTTTGATCGCGGCGCCAGTTTGGTTAATCTTTTCCGCCTCTTAAGCTTTGTCTCCATCTTTATTTACAGTTACCTTATTTTTAACACCCCTCAAAAATTAACCAATTTAATTCGAGCTTTGATTTTTACGGCGATCGTCCCGGCGGCCGTGGCTTGGCAGCAAATAATTAATCGGGGCGGATTTTATGATGGCGAACAATGGCGAGCGGTCGGAACTTTTACTCACCCAAACATGCTCGCTCTTTATTTGGTTTTAATAATTTCTTTAACTCTGTTTTTAGTTTTAAATTTACGTAAACAATCGGTTCAACGTTGGCCTTATCTACTTTTAAGTTTATTTTTTCTCGTACCTTTAATTTTCACCTACACCCGCATTGCCTGGCTGGCTCTCGCCGGTATTTTGATAGTAGTCGGTGTTGTTTATTTTAAAAAGCTCTTGCTCGTCGGTATTCTTACCTTTCTTTTGATATATGCCTTTGTGCCCTTCTTTCAAGAACGCATAAATTCTTTATCCAGCATTGGGATTACCGGATCCGCCTCCTGGCGCTTAGATTTGTGGCGAGACATTGTCGGTTACATCAAAAAAAGCCCGTGGCTTGGTTACGGTCCGGGGACGGCTTCAGTTTTTTTGGGAAAAAATATTCCTCGTTTGATGATGGATACCGAGCCGCATAATGATTACCTGCGAGTTTGGCTGGAGGGTGGCGTTGTTCTTTTGGTAAGTTATTTGGCAATTTATGCCGACTTACTGCGACGCTTCTTTTTAGCCTTTAAGTGTGAAAAGCGCCCCCGCCTAAGAATGCTAATCTTCTTTATTGCTATTTTTATTTTAGGAATTCTCGGTGCCAGTTTAACCGATAATGTGATTAAAGATGCGGTTATGCAGTGGAATTTCTGGATTCTTGCCGGGTCGCTCCTGGCTGTTTTAGGCTTTAACCCTAAAAAACAGGCTTAA
- a CDS encoding glycosyltransferase (Derived by automated computational analysis using gene prediction method: Protein Homology. GO_function: GO:0016757 - glycosyltransferase activity [Evidence IEA]), translating into MTIVQANKFLYPKGGADRYCLTLIKELEASGYKVVPFGMVDSRNLESPWEKYFTAPVDYYGSGNKFKMAKNIIWNRSAARQFGELLDKAKPDLVHAHNIYHQLSPAILPEAKRRGVKMVMTLHDYKLVCPNYRLFTKGHHCEACLNGSYFNCLKNNCYESYPRSAVAALESFLHNKEWGTYYKNVDLLISPSEYLKSKMVQVGWPASRIKVLLNPAPPYDPQADGERLLYLGRLTKEKGVHILLQALEGTDEYLDIAGTGPEEENLKALVKELGLTERVTFHGHLDGETLEKLKKEAKAVILPSVWAENMSLVLLESLAYGKLIIASKTGGTPEIIRDGETGWLFPAGDIAALRGCLGEINELTPPEREHRKHKIKDLIEPLSLENHLEKLTEYYREVLES; encoded by the coding sequence ATGACCATTGTCCAGGCTAATAAATTTCTTTATCCTAAGGGCGGGGCTGATCGCTACTGCTTAACTTTAATAAAAGAGTTGGAAGCTAGCGGCTATAAAGTGGTTCCGTTTGGGATGGTTGATTCGCGTAACTTGGAATCCCCTTGGGAAAAATATTTTACCGCACCGGTTGATTATTATGGTTCCGGAAATAAATTTAAAATGGCTAAAAATATAATTTGGAACCGATCGGCCGCCCGGCAGTTTGGCGAGCTTTTAGATAAGGCCAAGCCGGATTTAGTTCATGCTCATAATATTTATCACCAATTATCGCCAGCAATTTTGCCGGAAGCGAAACGACGAGGAGTAAAAATGGTGATGACTCTGCATGATTACAAGCTCGTTTGTCCTAATTACCGCCTATTTACCAAAGGGCACCATTGTGAAGCTTGTCTGAATGGAAGCTATTTTAATTGTTTAAAAAATAATTGTTACGAATCTTATCCTCGGAGTGCAGTCGCGGCCTTAGAAAGTTTTTTGCATAACAAAGAGTGGGGCACTTATTATAAGAATGTTGATCTCTTGATTTCTCCTAGTGAATATTTAAAGAGTAAAATGGTCCAAGTCGGTTGGCCCGCCTCGAGAATAAAAGTTTTACTTAACCCGGCGCCGCCTTATGATCCGCAAGCGGATGGGGAAAGATTACTTTATTTAGGCCGACTGACAAAAGAGAAGGGGGTACATATTTTATTGCAGGCTTTAGAGGGTACTGACGAATATTTGGATATTGCCGGCACCGGCCCGGAAGAAGAAAATTTAAAGGCTCTAGTCAAAGAGCTTGGTTTAACAGAAAGAGTGACTTTTCATGGCCACCTTGACGGCGAAACTTTGGAAAAGTTAAAAAAAGAGGCTAAAGCCGTAATCTTACCTTCGGTTTGGGCAGAGAATATGTCTTTAGTTTTATTGGAATCATTAGCTTACGGGAAACTGATTATCGCCTCTAAGACGGGCGGCACCCCGGAAATTATTAGGGACGGTGAAACCGGCTGGTTATTTCCCGCTGGTGATATAGCGGCCTTAAGAGGGTGTTTGGGTGAGATAAATGAGTTAACTCCACCTGAACGAGAACACCGAAAGCATAAAATTAAAGATTTAATAGAGCCCTTATCTTTAGAAAACCACTTGGAAAAACTAACGGAATACTACCGAGAAGTCTTAGAATCTTAA
- a CDS encoding hypothetical protein (Derived by automated computational analysis using gene prediction method: GeneMarkS-2+.): MDIKDFQKLLKQGRGIMVAFILTFLIVGLIITLAQPLKYRSRSRLLILQPNASDAYTVARTNEYIGNLTARVITSGSFLNTLKNSDAVFDRNYFAGNYKDSVKKWNKTVFARSGGDTGIIDIEIYHTNPKEAERLSLAANSIITSGNGPYRFKSDQNLITVIDQPVVSSFPVKPNLPLNLTLSLVFGFLAGASYIYLFPERIRSQAKAKKRKKIMASAPVYQNPYAYQPAAPTPTADPNNNNYGGYFTYPEYTEPYQEPPLAERPTPPVNLPFSPETNFGGYEPQELGPEFRGNINNVIGE, translated from the coding sequence ATGGATATTAAAGATTTTCAAAAATTACTAAAACAGGGGCGGGGAATTATGGTCGCTTTTATCTTGACTTTTCTCATTGTCGGCTTGATTATTACTTTAGCCCAACCCTTAAAGTATCGTTCTCGTTCTCGTCTGTTAATTTTACAGCCGAATGCCAGCGATGCTTATACCGTGGCTCGCACTAATGAGTACATCGGGAATTTGACTGCCCGTGTGATTACCTCGGGCTCTTTCTTAAATACTTTAAAAAATTCCGACGCGGTTTTTGATCGTAATTATTTTGCCGGAAATTATAAAGATAGTGTAAAGAAGTGGAATAAGACAGTTTTTGCTCGCAGCGGCGGTGATACCGGAATTATTGATATTGAAATCTATCACACGAACCCTAAAGAGGCCGAACGTTTATCTTTAGCGGCTAACAGCATTATTACTTCTGGCAACGGTCCTTATCGTTTTAAATCCGATCAGAATTTAATTACAGTTATTGACCAGCCGGTCGTCTCGAGTTTTCCAGTCAAACCCAATCTTCCCTTGAATTTAACTTTAAGTTTAGTCTTTGGTTTCTTGGCGGGCGCTTCCTATATTTATTTATTCCCGGAGCGAATAAGGTCTCAGGCCAAGGCGAAAAAAAGAAAAAAAATAATGGCCAGTGCGCCGGTTTATCAAAATCCTTACGCTTATCAGCCCGCCGCGCCAACACCAACTGCGGATCCTAACAATAATAATTACGGTGGCTATTTCACTTATCCGGAATATACCGAGCCTTATCAAGAACCGCCTCTTGCGGAGCGCCCCACACCACCAGTTAATTTGCCCTTTTCTCCGGAAACTAATTTTGGCGGCTACGAACCGCAAGAACTAGGGCCAGAATTTAGGGGTAATATTAATAACGTCATTGGAGAATAA
- a CDS encoding hypothetical protein (Derived by automated computational analysis using gene prediction method: GeneMarkS-2+.), whose amino-acid sequence MKRTAFLCLLVGGLFFLWQPAQAQELIGVGGYGYNQTAKNFNETGNYFFGEARLMFPVNQEKNFRVGPYLGYVAYGNKTSISDFSGREFKYGISVDVYGPTKNSNQYYFWNTIGGKRSNDDYSENLFDSETKTNLIFLEGGISFARKNYGWFSHHQGTWSYQHPVGKEKVSAQWNGKTVSTEPWNKQSLRLTWESGVINFGGRVLRAEPLLKVGYGHEFGREISYYEYGGGFAFGIYKNWYREILKVTVFNRQDFKRVEGTPSGRLNAEVVLNVTALAGLIYK is encoded by the coding sequence ATGAAAAGAACAGCTTTTTTATGTTTGCTGGTGGGAGGACTTTTCTTCCTTTGGCAACCGGCTCAGGCCCAGGAATTGATTGGCGTCGGCGGTTATGGTTATAACCAGACTGCCAAAAACTTTAATGAAACCGGAAATTATTTCTTCGGTGAAGCACGATTAATGTTTCCCGTAAATCAAGAAAAAAACTTTCGGGTAGGCCCTTATCTCGGATATGTCGCCTATGGTAACAAAACTTCCATTTCGGATTTTTCCGGTCGAGAGTTTAAGTATGGAATATCTGTTGATGTTTATGGTCCGACAAAGAATTCCAATCAATATTATTTTTGGAACACTATCGGCGGTAAGAGGTCAAATGACGATTATTCAGAGAATCTCTTTGATTCGGAGACTAAAACAAACTTAATTTTTTTAGAAGGTGGAATTAGTTTCGCCAGAAAAAACTATGGTTGGTTTAGTCACCATCAGGGAACTTGGTCTTACCAACATCCTGTTGGCAAAGAAAAAGTAAGTGCCCAGTGGAATGGAAAAACAGTCAGTACTGAGCCTTGGAACAAACAATCACTTAGATTGACTTGGGAAAGTGGCGTTATTAATTTCGGCGGCCGCGTTTTGCGCGCTGAACCACTTTTAAAAGTCGGTTACGGCCACGAATTCGGACGGGAAATCAGTTATTATGAATACGGCGGCGGTTTCGCTTTCGGTATTTATAAAAACTGGTATCGGGAAATTTTAAAGGTTACTGTCTTTAACAGACAAGACTTTAAAAGAGTTGAAGGCACTCCCTCGGGACGGCTAAATGCAGAAGTGGTGTTAAATGTCACTGCTCTCGCTGGATTAATTTATAAGTAA
- a CDS encoding hypothetical protein (Derived by automated computational analysis using gene prediction method: GeneMarkS-2+.) → MKKNVIFGIVIAVLLIALAICGLGYCNRQSTSDEAQQEQLAQLQAQKSAAALRADSLQKALNECLGILSPEDSLKLQIKNLEKEVASLKKRPAPAPKKQDVVVATFDETFKRSQPTVQQRSVEQFSPADTRLPITDFEGDLSGQFGTTVNEKGNLVYYISQALIDRYSGNGAPRLNGQSGPQFSYNEGSGYWVLVDNRLIAPEQISSDAHLIRWNVYIGQINHNLGSYPAFLPHESLKALIVKARGQEYGEITAEDLKLMAQENDMIAQGLIKPLRINSNPGRNNENFWHGWDFVTQIFARTKTMIN, encoded by the coding sequence ATGAAAAAGAATGTAATTTTTGGCATTGTTATCGCCGTTCTATTGATAGCCTTAGCTATCTGCGGATTGGGTTACTGTAACCGACAATCAACCAGTGATGAAGCTCAGCAAGAGCAATTGGCACAACTTCAAGCACAAAAAAGTGCCGCCGCTTTAAGAGCTGATAGCTTGCAAAAAGCCTTGAATGAATGTTTAGGAATTTTAAGTCCTGAAGATTCATTGAAGCTTCAGATTAAGAACTTGGAAAAAGAGGTCGCTAGCCTGAAAAAGAGACCGGCGCCTGCTCCTAAAAAGCAAGATGTGGTTGTTGCTACTTTTGATGAAACATTCAAAAGGAGCCAACCGACAGTTCAACAGAGAAGCGTTGAGCAATTTTCTCCGGCTGACACTCGCTTACCAATTACTGATTTTGAAGGTGACTTAAGTGGTCAATTTGGGACCACCGTGAATGAAAAAGGCAATCTCGTGTATTACATTAGCCAGGCCTTGATTGATCGTTACAGTGGTAACGGCGCCCCGCGACTAAATGGTCAAAGTGGGCCGCAATTCTCCTATAACGAAGGTAGTGGTTATTGGGTCTTGGTGGATAATCGCTTGATTGCTCCCGAGCAAATCAGCTCCGATGCTCATTTGATTAGATGGAATGTCTATATTGGACAAATTAATCACAATTTGGGCTCTTACCCCGCCTTCTTGCCACATGAAAGCTTAAAAGCTTTGATTGTTAAAGCAAGAGGACAAGAGTATGGAGAAATTACTGCCGAGGACTTGAAATTAATGGCTCAAGAAAATGACATGATTGCTCAAGGCTTAATAAAGCCACTGAGAATTAATTCTAATCCTGGACGCAACAATGAGAATTTCTGGCACGGCTGGGATTTTGTAACCCAAATCTTTGCCAGAACAAAGACCATGATTAACTAA